The Scleropages formosus chromosome 3, fSclFor1.1, whole genome shotgun sequence genome contains the following window.
TGTTCCCAAACAGGAAGTGGTTTCCATGCCTGTCAACAGCTCCACTTCCAGCGTCCAAATATCTTTGTTcggttccttttttttgtttaaacgcAGAGGCTCTCATGTTCCTCACATGCATCATTAAGGTACCTGCACCTGTGTCAATAATTAATGCTGCTAACGCTAAGCGAGCAGGAATAAGCAACTTCAAATGGACATTCTGTATAAACTGGGAGTGGAGGCATCTTCTTgccccccagccccagccccagccccgaCATGGATGCCTCTTGTCTTGACGCAACACACTTTGTTTTGATCTGTTTTGTGCCTCGCTGGAGAACTGAGAGCTGCTGTAGCACACAGACAACACTCGTCCAGTTTGGATCATAATATCGCAACAGAAGGAAAGATAAAGCAGGAGAAACTCATTAGTTTTTTACTCAGATAGTATGTGAACTGGAGAAGATACAAGGTACAAGAGAATGTCCAGAGAATGTCCAGAGAATGTCCAGAGAAAGTCCAGGTGTTCTCCTCACAAAGTCAGCTGAGGAGCACAGGCAAGTCAGTGGACAGATCAGCTGCTGTCTGCATCTGGACGAGACATCCATCCTCCAGAAACAGAAAGCGATGAttcagaggcagaggaggaggtggaggggcggggtggatgggggggggggagtcccCCACGTCTTCCAGAGCTAAAAATACTGAGGGCTCTTGGAAGCAGTCATCTCTCCGAGTGCATCAGGCGGCAGCTGGCTGAATTTATGGCAAAGCAAAGCTTTTTAGGGTGAAGACTTGGGAGTTCtggaagcaaaacacacacacacacacacacacgcacacaaaataTAGTGAGCAGCCGCAGAGAGCTGATGGCTCACCTAAGAGCTTCTTGCTGTCCAACTTCTGCCTGTTGAGAGGGCTGGTGCCATACAACAGTGTATGGTGCTCCGAATGGACTGTCTGAATCTCGTCTAGTGTCGCCTTCCTACCCCTGATCCTCTGCTCACACCAGACccatcggggggggggacagagacagagagagcgagagagaaagagggaaatgAAACAATTACAAAATCACTTTCTCTGTTAACAGGATGTTTAAATTGGCTGAAGGTCCtccggccagcagggggcgcctcACCTCGCAGCGATTGAGCAGCCCTGTCTCTTGCAGCCGGGACCAGATGCTCTGGATGCGCCCAGCGTGCTCTGGGTGTATGTGGGTGTTGCCGCACATGCACTGGTGCTTCAGCATGAAGGTGTCGTACACCACACCTGGGGTCGAGGCAGAGCACCATGGTCATCACAGTCATCAGGGTCACCGACAGCCGACAGCCTTTCTCCGAAATACTACAATCGGAGCACAGAAGGCGTTCCTCCGATACCCACTTCGGGGAGGAAAGGTCTCGACCAGGGTGAACCCCAGGAGTGCAACCCTGCGACCCCAGGAGGACcatgtttttgtttacatttcaaagTCTTTAATTCCGATGTGACAGGTGACCATTCAAGAGGGGAAAGCAGGCCAGATTTAATACTTTTTCGTGTAAATCTCTATATCTAACCATCAGCACAGGCAAAATTCTtcatattagaaaaaaaatagaaaaataaagttttcaaCTGGCACAAACAACTGCACCGTTCACAGCAACGTCACAAGTTAGcgtaacacaaaaacacaagcgTGCGAGCGAGTCGCGGCTCACGCCGAACCTGTCGTGAAGAGGTGCTTTACGGGCAGTTCGCACCCGGACGCGGCCTTGAGGCTCGCGGTGGCCGGGGACGACTGGGCCCTTCCCAGAGGCCTGTGGGGCACGCCAGACATGGACAGGGAGGCCTGGAACaggtggagctgctgcaggtgctgctgctgctgctgctctgcaaaCTGAGGAAGCAGAAGGAGGTGCAGGAATTATGCCGAGACACACGTGACCACGAGCCTTTCGCCGTGACCGTGGACGGGCAGCAGCGCCACTATTCTCCCCCTTAGAGAGAGCAACACTTTATAAAAGCGGCTCCCTCGCCGCTCAGGGACAGAAGGTGTCGGAGAGCCAAGGTGCGTCCGAGCGCGTACCCTACGTACACACACAAGTCGGGGGGTGGGAGCAAGGTAGGGGGGGGTTCTGTTCTCAAGCGCTGCTCGCAACCTGAGGCACAGTGTGCTGGGAGCACTCAGCCCCCCACACaaggagaggaaaagaggaGTTTGCAGCCCCCTTTGTGTATGtgcccgcgtgtgtgtgtgtgtgtgtgtgtgtgtgtgtgtgtgtgtgtgtgtgagacatgtTTAAGGCGAACCGCGTCCTCTGTCCTTGTTATGAATGGGAAAGTGGAGCGGCGGGGGAGGGTCTGCGGTTTCCACCACTTCCGTTTCCCTCCATTGAAAGACACCTCTGTCGTCGGCGGCGGCGAGGAGGAGATGGGTATTAAAGATGGAGGGAACACAGATGCCAGTGGGTGGGGCAGTGGTGGCACTGTACTTGAGCGATGTTCTTAAGCAGTGCCTTTGGATCGATCCCCTGCTTCTTTCtcactctgtctctcacacacaaataaaaatgcagctgcGAACCCCTTCAGACAAAGTGGGCTAAAATTGAGGAGGGAAAAAGGCGCGGGTGAAGGGGGGTGTGGGAGTGGGCAGAGCGTTAGTCACCCAGCAATGCAGAGATGACTCACAGAGATGAGCCAATTCGCATCTCTCCGCTCACTCAGACATGAGAAGGCAACAAGGAGGGAgaacgtgtgcgtgcgtgcgcacgcgtgtgcgtctgtgtgtgtgtttgcgcgcgtgcgtgtgtgcgagcATGTGTGTGCTGGAGACAAAGCTTGCCCTCCCAGTCCCTTTCTTCTGACAGTTTCATTCCACGCCTGAGACACTTCACCAGCTTGTGAAGACACTAACTGCGGAATTCCTaccccacagaaacacacacacacacgcacacacacacacacacacacacacactccgagaAGCAAACAGAGGACCTTTTCAATGTCCTATTGCATttactgggcagcaggtggtgtagtggcctGGGTTCGAATGCCTGCACCTGCTGCAGCCAGCTTGATCATGGCACCAACTCTAATACAATAAACATTATCCAGCTCAATTAATGCGTAAATTGGTGTATTGGTACAGCTGATAGAGAATACCAcggtacaagttgtgtttgacttgccgaagcatttgcatgtatctcctcttctcatttctctgcagtggTTTCCTAtaggtctctcacacacacacacacacacacacacacacacacacacacacacacacagtctgaaccgcttgtcccatacggggtcgcagggagccggagcctaacctggccacacagggtgtaaggccggagggggaggggacacacccaggacgggacaccagtccattgcaaggcactccaagcgggactcgaaccccagactcaccagagagcaggacccggtccaacccactacgccaccaggcCCCCCTgctttcctatagctgcccggatcaaattcaagacccggttattgtctacaaaagcatcaacagaaccactcccagatatctacaagacttgatcatttgctacaccccaaccggaccCCTTCATTCTTCCACACCTtaccgcttggtggtcccacacacgaaaggtaaagcacagagattcttggttctggctcagctatggtggaacgaccttcccctctcactctgtctacatttacgaagggtctgaaaactgatCTCTTCCCGACTCATTtttcccatcatctcttaagttcatgtaatgtgtaaatgttcaggcatcataactttatgatgatgcccagataaccctttacacagctactcctgtacaGTAcgtggggcggcacggtggcacagcggttacAACTGTTACACAGACACCATTCTTTCACTGCAAGCGCCTGAAACTCAGACTAGGGACACCTGAGACTGAAAACGACAGGCAAAACCCAAGCATCACTTCCCCAGCACCATGCCAAGGTATCCGACTGCGCACCAGTCATCACAAGCCATCCACATGTTGCAACCCTGACGCTTGAATGAAGTGAATGCAGGAgtgggtttcaatcccagtGTCCGATTGCTGCGTCCCGCAGCGAAACTGACCCCTCCATGCTACAGCGCCGCCAGGGAAAACCATGGCTTCCCATTGTAGTCTCCAGACCAGGGATGCCTCAGCTAATACGAAAGACTTGCCGAAACAAGAGTACCGTATGTGCTACACGCTACTGGCCGCAAGGGTTCCTCTGCGAAGGTGTGTGTCTATGTGGACTCCTCCCCGAGAGTGTCTAGTGATGGGTGAGAGGAGAAACTCTACTCCTGTACCTGGGTGTAAGGGCTGCCCTGTTCTTCGCTCTCCCTCAGATCCTCGtcgtcatcctcctcctcctcctcctcctcctcctcctcctcctccacatcGCTCTCCGCATTCTCCTCTTTCAGAGCGACCGGCTGCTCTGTGGGCACCGGGATCTCATTCGGCCTCTCGTGCACAGCATCCTGCTGCAGAGGTCCCTCCCTCGTCACTTCCGGCCCCAGCTCCTGTTCATCATCCTGCATCTCAGCTGTCTCTGTCagctcctcctccgtctcctcGGGGTGGCTGGGTGGCTGGCGGGGCAGCTCTGCCCCCTTGGAAAGAATCTGGACGATGAGAAGGGGGTCCATCAGGAACACGGTGACCACAGGTGACCGGGAGCACCAGGAGCTCCAAGGTACTGACGTGTCCCACAAGAacaggacagcagcagcacggaGCCAAGTCTGTGCCTTGGACAGGGTCACAGCGACTCCGAGACATTATGAGGTGTTACACCGCGAGACATCGTGGCTTAGACAAAACACACCTCTGGCGTCTTGACAGATACATACCCCGGGGTTCTGGAACAGCAGTCATTCAGAAAGATCACAATTAAGTGATGAACGGGCACAAAGGGCACGGTGTGAGGTCCGTCTCAGGAGGGCGGAACCGCAGATGCAAAGGCTCTCGGTGTGTGTAGGCGCCTCCCACCTTGAGCTGCACGTGCTGCTGGTActgcttctgcttctccaggaagtgctggtgctgctgctgcatgacAAGCTGCTGCAGGGCCTGTGGGCTTTGGGGCAGAGGCGCCGACTGCGTGCGGCTCAGTGGCCGGTGCCGGGGCATCTTGTTGACAGCGCGCATGCCCGCGGATGCCCGCTCACCCGTCACCAGGGGCGACTGTCCATAGATGGGCACTGGGAGAATGGGGTGACGCAGTTAGCTTAGCGTGCATCTGTCGTTCACAGCCATCGTGTCATACATGATGAATAATTCTGCttgatgaggaaaaaatggcATCATTTACTGAGAGGAGAATCTAGTCTACATGTACAGGCTGCGTAAACTGGTGTAAATGACCGTCTTCTCAGCCCCTGAGCGCTTGCTCTGTGTTCTGTTGTACCCAGAAATCAGCAGAACATGACTGGAGCTGTGCGAGTTAATGCCTGTGAACAAACGTGTGTGTTTGGCGGGGGCTGCATCTGCTCTCTGTGTTCAAGGGACACAATGAGGCTTGCAGTGACACGTCGCGCACATCTGCACCCGAATGCACCGGGAGGCTGCGCGGTCACAGAGCAGCTGGACGTGTCAGCATGTAGGTATGTttggggaggggagacacacacCTGGTGACAACAGGTGGAGTTAGGGGTGTACAGGTGCAGATGTGTGTACAGGTGCaggtgagagagtgtgtgcaaCCAGGGCACCTGCAAGCAGCGCACTCTGCTGGCGGGCCTGTTCCAGCAGCAGGACGTGCTGCAGCAGGGACGAGTGGTTGTGGGTGTTGGCGGATGGCGGCTCCGAGTCGTGGACCACGCCGGGGGCAAGGCAGGCGGGAAGGGCGGAGGTGCTCACGAACTTCCCCGTGAGGGCGCCACCCTGCCGTATGCTCTGGATGGCCTGTCGCTCTGCCTCCTGCTGGGCCGACAGCTTCTGCGGAgcctgggggggcggggtgagACGCAGAGCCGCCGAGTAGCATTACGACGACAAAACAGGACACCCTTCCTGACAGAAAATCACGGGCGGCAGCTGGAGTCGCACACACTGAGCTCGAGAGACACTATTAATTTACTTAGCAAGGAATCTGCTAAAGCCTGGCAAAGGCACCTGTTTGGGCAAAACGTCGGCAACTAAATAAAGAACATGCCTGGAGGGTATGGGGTGTCACTAAAAGCAGTGGTGCTACCAAATGGTATGAGCACTCCATGAAGAgcacactgtaacacacactgcGCTCACTGTCAGAGCAGTGCAAGGGATACAGGGGCTtccagtggcacagtgagtttaTCACTAATAATACATGTTTACATGTGTGCAGCCCTGATAAGTTCATCACAGAAGCCAGCATGTAACCAGACTGAGCCAAACtcctacagtgtgtgtgtgtgtgtgtgtgtgtgtgtgtgtgtgtgtgtgtgggtgcgtgtttgcgcgtgcgcgcacacgctTACATTCCCCCCATGAACCAGGGTGCAGAACTCACAGTAATGCTGGATGCCGGCAGGCCCAGGGAGATGTTTGGCAGCGAGGGGGACGTGTACAGGCTGAGCTGGCTGACCGGCCCGTCGGTGCTCGTCGTCTGCTGCTGGGAGTGCAAATGCTGCGGGAAGAGAAGACGGTCAGCGACTCCCAGCAACCCCCTGCGACCCTCAGCAGGCACAGCACCCTAGAATCATTTACTCCTTCCTGGTACTTACCGCTACACATGCATCCAGCGTGTGTGCATACTGGGGCCACGTAGCACACACCCCATACCCAAGAAAGCATTGCTGGCATTTCACTAACAAATAACTGTACCACACCAGCTGGCATTAAAAGCACACAGGGTCCACTACTGAAATCCCACTGGTTCTTTGTTTTAGTTCTGATGCGGTAGAATCAGAGCCCAGTGTCCCTCAGATCTGCTGAATCCCTTGAACCCACCTCTccgagagccacttctctcttgaCCGCctgacagctaaataaatgagtccaacaccatcggCTATGACGATCTCTGTACTTGCcttttgaatgtcacttctataggagctactgaaGGGATgagaaccagcaacatggtggtgtctcacacacacgggGCTGTGTGTCCATAGCTCTGGGTCTGCTGctgatgcacttctgtttactctgagttgtatgtcgcaGCCAGAGCCACTGGCACTCCACACAGAGACCACTGTTGACCGGAGCAGGGCGGTCGTGCCATCACGTGAAACCCACTTAGAGCTCTGGACCTGCCatcgtggggggtggggttacATCTGCGGTTGTGACATGAAGCCGCTTTAACGAATCGCAGTTCAATTATCATCACTTCCACACCACTGCTCAGCCATTTGTAGATACCGAAAATAATTTGGTGTGATACTGCCAGAGGcacattatttgtgtttgttttcccactAAACACTTTTTTATGTAGCTGTAGCTGCAAGGGGGGTGAGGGAGCTCGCTGTTAGGAATAAATGCGACGCTCGGCCGAACGCAGGCGACCTCCAGACTGGCTTTAATAAGCCTCATGAGTCATTTCAGCCTATCGGGATCTGACGACAGCTAATCAGCGCACAAGCGGGCCTGAACCGTCGATACGAGTGTGTGCTTGCGCACGTCACACCCAACTGCCAAACGGCAGCCGGGCTTTCGGCccaaaataaagcacatttcGCACTGTCCCTGCAGCACATATTTATTTGATAAATTCATTCCCGAATGTTATGGAAAACAGAAGCTTGAGAGTGTCTCTCTGTCACCTTGGCGCATGGCAAAGAGAAACCCTCCACTGACACACTCCACACATCACTGACTGAGTGCGCGATTGCTCTTTCAAAGTGGGGCCAGTCACTGCAGACTAAGGTCATCTAActctaactgtaaccctaaccctaactcaaaCCctaaatcctaaccctaaccaaaaaccctaacccaaaaCCCTAGCCCttactctaaccctaaccctgctgAAAGACCCCTGGGATGAGTTAGGGTTCACTCATGGTCGTGCACATTTAACAGCAGAAACTCAACCACAGGTTGCAGCAGGAGCCGTCAGTGACCCCCCTGCCCACCTCCCGGCACCCTGCAGTCAGCACAACGGGGACTCGAACAGGGGGACGATCACAGCAGCACAAAGGACACAGCGGCCTCCTACGGGTATGGTACGGTACGGCACAGTACAGTAGTCGGCCTCGCCACATGGTACAGAAATTCGGAGCGTGGCTGTATGTGTAATCCGGTGACCGGTGGACCGGACTCTGCTGCCGAGGGTAAACGGCAGAAGCATTAAAACTGGAAGCGAAGGAAGAGCAAAAGTATCAGCAGATACTGAGGTATTTGGTGACCGTGCAGCTGTGTAGAAGGGAGGATCCCTCTGCGCTTCGGCGTCCCTCGCACCTTGTTGTGGATGTTGGGCACGGAGCCGCTCGAGCCGTTCTCGGAGATGGCGCTGTTGGAGCTGTTTGGGGAGCTGGGCCCGGAGCCAGGAGCGCTGCTGCACATGGAGGACACTGCGAGGACACACAGAGGCGTCGGAGAACATCTTCCGGCTCGAACCTCCGCTTACGTACCCGACCACAACCAGAAACTGCATTCTAGGAGCAGCTTATCTGAATGACGTTATTAAATGGGTCAAATtcaacagaacacacaaacacacacagctctttCCACTTCTTAAGCTGACCTTCCGTCTACAGGGATTATCTAACTTATCTTCAGCATCCCCCTGAAAACAAAAGATGTAAATCATCTGCTTATTTGAGCTCAACAAACACGGTCCTGTGGCTCCGCCCGCATGGCTCTGCTGCCgcctgaaactgaaactgaaaggaaaggaaaagaaagaacgCCTGTTTTATCCAAACACCCTGGCTTCATCAGCGAAATCGGAGCGAAACAGCAGTATTGCCAACTGAATGTTGGGAGGTACTATACCTGTCCAGGCTACGAGGCCCTGCGCTGCGGGTTCGACGCTGATCCTTGCAGAAGCAGCCGGGTCCATTGACCTGTGCTGCACATTGTATTCGTTTatgaagaatgtgtgtgtgcgcgtgtcagCGAGTTACTAGGCGGTTCATCTAATCAGGTGGCTAACACACACTTCAGCGCCCTGGCAACACACCTGGGCTCCCATCTCACAAATGTCACACGCTGTATGGCAGGCAACAAAGAGCACATGACCTGCTGGTTGACTCAGTGACGAGCTGCAGCAATAACTGGTTGACTTAAGCAGAATGAGGTGCCAAAACACAAGGAACACACTGACTAGTAAGAGGTTCACCATCGGGGGAAGACAGTGCATACAATAGTTTCACCAACTATGACAAGTGAAAAGCTGTTCGCCAAACCACAacgaatgttaaaaaaaaatagctccaagaacaggacaagcagctttacTCGCAGCTTTTACTCAAGGCTGAAGGGTGTGTCGACTCCCACCTGTGATCTCGATGGCTCTCTTCTTGAAGGTGCTGATGACCGTGCCGTCTTTACGCCTCAGCAGTGGGCTGCTGCGCCGCTCCGCCACCTTCTGCTTTAAGCGCGAGCGTACCTTCAGGTTGGGCTCCGAAGCTGGGGGGACGGGCAAGAGTTTTAGAACAAGGGTGTGGAGTCGAGTGGCCACTGCAGCGTTCCCAAAGCCATCGCTCTGGCTTCGATCCTCCACATGTGGAGTGGGGTGCGGGCAccaggggtggcacagcagcgcAGCGAATCGTGACGGTGCCTAACAGAGCCTGGCCTGTACACCTGAGGGGGGATTATGTAGGTGAGTCTGGCTCAGTCTCTGTAGAGTTTGCGTGTTCAcaggggtttcctccaggtgatctggtttccttccacagaccACATACATTTGGCACATTTTTCATGTCAATTTGTCATGCTAAATTGCActgtaaacgtgtgtgtgtgtgtgtgtgtgtgtgtcacaccgctctggtgtacagatgtgtCGATGACAGCAGGGGGTTCACCGCAGTCTATCTAGCACAGTAAGTCACCTGGAGTAAAATTTTCAGCTAAATATGAGTTATGACctcatgtcgctttggagaaaagtttctgcgaAATGGTAAAACGTGCCACTACTGATCGATTGCTCGCTGGCTGCCTGAGGCTGGGCTTCACCCTGCACCCTGACTCTGTCTCCATCAGCTGAGAAGACAATTCCTTCCCCACCATTACCACTACCCACTTACCGCTATCAGCTGAAGCACTTCACGGTTAGTTCTCCAGTCAAGGGTCCAACGATAGAGCCTTGGAGTACCACTTCGGTTTCCGTAAACAGCATTAAATAACACAACAGGGCCACGAGCTACAGCTCCTATTAGCAGGACATAGAGGCAACAGGGCCActacatgtttgtgtgtgctgagAACAAGCATATGGAAGTGATATTCTGATACCAGCACATACCAACAGCTCTAATAAGACCCTTATCAAGTATCAAGTAGTCTGGCAGTAATTTGTGGAAAATGCTACAGAAACGTCTTGGAGTAGCCTATGGGCTGGTTAATGTTGCAGTTTAAGGGCTGACTGATGAAGACTGAAAATTATCAGCAGAACAACGACAGCCTGCAATCAACAATCATTCGCTCGACCATTGACGGTCTGACTAACAACATTTGGTTTGACTCGTGAAATCTGACCCGTACTGAGTTATctttaaacaaaatgtgtctCATCTTGCCTGGACGGATTAGGTCACGCTGGCAGTGCCTGACATTTTTCACATATGAAGCATCACTACATGCAGCCACAGAGGAGCgaggagacacagagcagcGAGCTCTGCAGAGGACTTTGGGCGAGGCCATCAAAGCCGTGCCGCGCCAGGGCTTTCCACTCCGCACGGACTCGCATGGGAGAGAATGAGGAAGTCAGCATCATGCTACCCGTTACCATACTTCATACACACTATACTGAGAAACATAAAGCTTGACGTTTCAGCCACAGCAGATGAACAAACCAAGTTCAAGACGAGTAACGGTACTGTGGGTAGCACGTGtgtcagcaccacggacagcgaCACCGCGCTGACAGCCAGACTTATAATGATCCAAATCATAACTGATACCGAGGGCTTGCAGAAAGGCTTTACTTCTCTTAATTCAGTCAAGGAAAAAGACCCCAGACAACACGCAGGTGAGAAGCTCTACACTGTGATAAGTACCGACAAAATCCACTTCAATAGCTGCTTTGTCTGGGTTTCTCTTCTCAACCCATGTGCTGTGGTTCAAAAGTAAGCGAGGTGTGCGTTCTGCCAAAACAGTTGCCTGCTTTCAAACACTCTGCATCGAGCAAGTGAGAAAGGCACTCGGAAGCAACTGGGACAATTACGCAGGAGGCTCGAATTAGTTCGGCACAATTAGCCAGTGCTGTGGCTGTTGGAGCTGTTGGGGCCGTTGGGGCGCTCGGTACGTGACGTCTGCAAGTGCGTCAGTGACGAGCTGCAGTTCATTACCCCTAATACAATTAGTGGCTTTCATACACATTTCATCCTGTTTAAGAAAAACAACTCACaaactatgtgtgtgtgtgtgtgtgtgtgtgtgtgtgtgtgtgtgtgtgtgtgtgtgtgtgtgtgagagagagagagagagagagagagagagagagagagagagagggggcggGCCAGAGCAGGTTACATTACAACATCAAACACCCCAGCAGAGAGTGGTCTTCCTTCCAGACCAGGGTACGAATAATGCAGCCCAAGCTGCAGAGTATGAGAACGAGCCATACTCTCGATATATCGGCGGACAACTGTGGAATTTAAGAGaagcagaagagaagaaaagagcTGCACACGTTCACAGGTGGTGTAAAGACCCTCCCAGGGGTGATCAGCATGGCACGCTCACCCGTCTTGCGCAAGGGGAAGTCGTCCTTGCTGTCGTACGTGCCCAAGAGAGGGGGCAGTTTGTAGGAGGGCGGTGTCCCGGGGGTGTTACTCTGGGGCGGGGAGCTCTGGTCGAGAGACGTGTGGTGGGCCCCCCTGCGGTGCCACGGAAGAACCACTTTTACTGCACATCTGTGCCTTTTCTTCCCATAGTGACACAATACACGGTGGAAAGGTGTCCACAAGGCATCGCTGCACTCTGGCTCAAACACTCACCAGCACTTCTGGG
Protein-coding sequences here:
- the LOC108924809 gene encoding histone deacetylase 5-like isoform X3 encodes the protein MPGAGPSSGGEQGGGGGEPVDLRTDPRLGLATADPALREQQLQHELLLLKQQQELQKQMLFAEFQKQHEVLTRQHEAQLQEHLKQQQEILAAKRQQELEQKRKLEQQRHEELEKQRLEQQLVMLRNKEKGKESAIASTEVKLKLQEFLLSKKEPTSGGLNHSFPQKCWGAHHTSLDQSSPPQSNTPGTPPSYKLPPLLGTYDSKDDFPLRKTASEPNLKVRSRLKQKVAERRSSPLLRRKDGTVISTFKKRAIEITVSSMCSSAPGSGPSSPNSSNSAISENGSSGSVPNIHNKHLHSQQQTTSTDGPVSQLSLYTSPSLPNISLGLPASSITAPQKLSAQQEAERQAIQSIRQGGALTGKFVSTSALPACLAPGVVHDSEPPSANTHNHSSLLQHVLLLEQARQQSALLAVPIYGQSPLVTGERASAGMRAVNKMPRHRPLSRTQSAPLPQSPQALQQLVMQQQHQHFLEKQKQYQQHVQLKILSKGAELPRQPPSHPEETEEELTETAEMQDDEQELGPEVTREGPLQQDAVHERPNEIPVPTEQPVALKEENAESDVEEEEEEEEEEEEDDDEDLRESEEQGSPYTQFAEQQQQQHLQQLHLFQASLSMSGVPHRPLGRAQSSPATASLKAASGCELPVKHLFTTGVVYDTFMLKHQCMCGNTHIHPEHAGRIQSIWSRLQETGLLNRCERIRGRKATLDEIQTVHSEHHTLLYGTSPLNRQKLDSKKLLGPISQKMYAVLPCGGIGVDSDTVWNEMHSSSAVRMAVGCVIELAFKVAAGELKNGFAVVRPPGHHAEESTAMGFCFFNSVAITAKLLQQKLSVGKILIVDWDIHHGNGTQQAFYSDPNVLYVSLHRYDDGNFFPGSGAPEEVGTGPGVGYNVNIAWTGGVEPPMGDVEYLTAFRTVVMPIANEFSPDVVLVSAGFDAVEGHQSPLGGYSVTAKCFGHLTKQLMKLAGGRVVLALEGGHDLTAICDASESCVSALLGDEPDPLPQAVLQQKPCPKAVASLEKVIDIQSKHWSSVQRFAPTVAQSAVEAQRREKEEADTVSAMASLTVDPEQGCNQESCRPTEEPMEEEPTL
- the LOC108924809 gene encoding histone deacetylase 5-like isoform X2; translated protein: MSSPTTPVEVKTPLPVAMPGAGPSSGGEQGGGGGEPVDLRTDPRLGLATADPALREQQLQHELLLLKQQQELQKQMLFAEFQKQHEVLTRQHEAQLQEHLKQQQEILAAKRQQELEQKRKLEQQRHEELEKQRLEQQLVMLRNKEKGKESAIASTEVKLKLQEFLLSKKEPTSGGLNHSFPQKCWGAHHTSLDQSSPPQSNTPGTPPSYKLPPLLGTYDSKDDFPLRKTASEPNLKVRSRLKQKVAERRSSPLLRRKDGTVISTFKKRAIEITVSSMCSSAPGSGPSSPNSSNSAISENGSSGSVPNIHNKHLHSQQQTTSTDGPVSQLSLYTSPSLPNISLGLPASSITAPQKLSAQQEAERQAIQSIRQGGALTGKFVSTSALPACLAPGVVHDSEPPSANTHNHSSLLQHVLLLEQARQQSALLAVPIYGQSPLVTGERASAGMRAVNKMPRHRPLSRTQSAPLPQSPQALQQLVMQQQHQHFLEKQKQYQQHVQLKILSKGAELPRQPPSHPEETEEELTETAEMQDDEQELGPEVTREGPLQQDAVHERPNEIPVPTEQPVALKEENAESDVEEEEEEEEEEEEDDDEDLRESEEQGSPYTQFAEQQQQQHLQQLHLFQASLSMSGVPHRPLGRAQSSPATASLKAASGCELPVKHLFTTGVVYDTFMLKHQCMCGNTHIHPEHAGRIQSIWSRLQETGLLNRCERIRGRKATLDEIQTVHSEHHTLLYGTSPLNRQKLDSKKLLGPISQKMYAVLPCGGIGVDSDTVWNEMHSSSAVRMAVGCVIELAFKVAAGELKNGFAVVRPPGHHAEESTAMGFCFFNSVAITAKLLQQKLSVGKILIVDWDIHHGNGTQQAFYSDPNVLYVSLHRYDDGNFFPGSGAPEEVGTGPGVGYNVNIAWTGGVEPPMGDVEYLTAFRTVVMPIANEFSPDVVLVSAGFDAVEGHQSPLGGYSVTAKCFGHLTKQLMKLAGGRVVLALEGGHDLTAICDASESCVSALLGDEPDPLPQAVLQQKPCPKAVASLEKVIDIQSKHWSSVQRFAPTVAQSAVEAQRREKEEADTVSAMASLTVDPEQGCNQESCRPTEEPMEEEPTL